A genome region from Vanessa cardui chromosome 24, ilVanCard2.1, whole genome shotgun sequence includes the following:
- the LOC124540229 gene encoding uncharacterized protein LOC124540229 — MEKISQKSAIHLQRMPTNHVITDASDIQWGALVNNDTIKGQWEKHQEKWHCNLKEMFAVIAAISAKAMELQDSTMILQSDNKTVVSCRVKNEGGTRSRPLLDLTQQLMELVDHLNIVLRPHHLPGLCNTEADHLSRNRAPAEWHLRGEETSRLFDMWGTPDLFASRTAHVVANYVSRDLSDSNAYFHDAFSRSWHYRLAWLFPPPSLIPRVLDHLNLASGQYILVAPRWTKPF; from the coding sequence ATGGAAAAAATCAGTCAGAAGTCAGCGATTCATCTCCAAAGAATGCCGACGAACCACGTCATTACCGACGCGTCGGACATTCAATGGGGAGCACTGGTGAACAACGATACGATAAAAGGTCAATGGGAGAAACACCAAGAAAAATGGCATTGCAATCTGAAGGAAATGTTTGCTGTGATAGCTGCTATATCAGCCAAAGCAATGGAGCTCCAGGATTCTACAATGATTCTTCAGAGCGACAACAAAACAGTCGTGTCGTGTCGTGTAAAAAACGAAGGAGGAACAAGATCACGTCCATTACTAGATCTGACCCAACAGCTAATGGAACTGGTAGATCACCTCAACATTGTGCTGCGGCCTCACCACCTACCAGGTTTGTGCAACACCGAAGCCGATCACCTCTCACGAAATCGCGCCCCGGCCGAGTGGCATCTCAGAGGCGAGGAAACATCGAGACTGTTCGACATGTGGGGCACGCCAGACCTCTTTGCGTCGCGGACAGCACATGTCGTAGCAAACTATGTTTCGCGAGACTTATCAGACTCGAACGCTTACTTTCACGACGCCTTCAGCAGATCCTGGCATTATCGACTTGCATGGCTGTTCCCGCCGCCCAGCCTAATACCCAGGGTACTGGATCACCTAAATTTAGCCTCAGGTCAGTACATTCTAGTAGCACCCAGGTGGACGAAGCCTTTTTAG